DNA from Fibrobacter sp. UWB15:
TGTGACTGGATAGAGCCCGTTCTCGCGCATGATGCGGCGCAGTTTCCACACCTTTACCTCGACACCCTTGTCTTGGAGTGCCGCCAGCATCTTCGGGCAACCGTACACGCGGTGGTTTTCTTCGAAGGTGTCGCGGACCTTCTGGACAAGCCGTTCTTCGCGGGCCTTGCGTTCGGACCTTGCCGTTTCCTGTTTTGACCACTGGTAGTAGGAACACTGCGGTATTCCTAGGGCTCTGCACATCTTCCTGACTGAGTATTTCTTGCGGTTCACGTGTATCGCCTCGCATTTCAGTCGTGTGGTCGCATAAAGATGTGCAGGGATTTTTTTAGGATCTCTACCGTCTCCTTCTCGTCCGCGAGTTCCTTTTCGCGTTTCTTCAGGAGCTTCTCCAGTTCCCTATTCTTGGTGGCGAGTTCCTCGACGGACACCTTGCGGATGCGCCGTTCCTCGCGATAGCTCGGCAGGTTGTGTTCCTTGCGGTACTCGTTTACCCACCTACCGACCGTATTTGGCCCTATTCCGAGTTCCTTGGCTATCTGATTTGCGGACTTTTCGCCTTTCAGGACCAGTTTGATGACTTGTTCCCTTGTCTCGGAGTTGTAGTTGACTTTTGCCATTGTTTTACCTTTTTGGGGTTGCGCAATGAATATAGTAGCTTATGCTACCCTCTTATTAAACTCCTGCATAGTCCATTCAGTAATTTCCGCAATAGCATTCTCAATATCAATGTTACTAGGAGAAATCCAAACAGCATTGGGTAATCGAAATTTTAGATTAGGACGGCGATTTATTTCCTCATATAAGTCAACGCCAAAAGACACATTACGGATATATTCCATAGTTATGTGAGATGAAAAATAATCCGGTTTTAAATGCATCTTACTACGAATTGACAACGACAAATTATTCAATTCAATGTCATCAGAATACAGGAGCCCATTTGTGGACAAATCCAAGCAACCGCTATATCTAGATTCTTTTACAGGCTCATTTTTCAATGCACTTGTGTAGAATACTGTTTGTTCAGACTTAAACACGCTATTATCAGTTACATCGTTAAGAATTTGATAATCTCGACTTTCAAGAACAGTAAAGCC
Protein-coding regions in this window:
- a CDS encoding ATP-binding protein; the protein is MNMVVHEPTIKKPTNPIPEHFFSDNIEDIKLYLGKNGAGKTTLLKDLLYRIVGNGLNIENELDFVLIFADDFCGKNEKSVKKLYCYKSSAFDEDGFTVLESRDYQILNDVTDNSVFKSEQTVFYTSALKNEPVKESRYSGCLDLSTNGLLYSDDIELNNLSLSIRSKMHLKPDYFSSHITMEYIRNVSFGVDLYEEINRRPNLKFRLPNAVWISPSNIDIENAIAEITEWTMQEFNKRVA
- a CDS encoding transposase gives rise to the protein MAKVNYNSETREQVIKLVLKGEKSANQIAKELGIGPNTVGRWVNEYRKEHNLPSYREERRIRKVSVEELATKNRELEKLLKKREKELADEKETVEILKKSLHIFMRPHD